In uncultured Methanobrevibacter sp., the following proteins share a genomic window:
- a CDS encoding MoxR family ATPase — protein MTDEELTIEEIGKKLESTGYISNNEISTSVFLSLSLNKPILIEGPPGVGKTELAKAVSECLGREFFRIQCYEGITFEQIVGEWNYQKQLLHLEAFKGSEKGEESIFEDDFFIRRPLLTSFMNDKPSLLLIDEIDKADEEVESFLLQALGEKQITVNDLGTFDLQNDLMVMLTSNAQRNLLEETKDRCLFLYISYPTVEREMAIVKARVPTAEDGLVKKVVNMVHRIRTFNLNKKPSVRASIDWVSSVMHLDKDYKNVDAALEDSVGVAIKTEPDKAKVIKEIFRNEYMND, from the coding sequence ATGACAGATGAAGAATTAACCATAGAAGAAATAGGGAAAAAGTTAGAAAGTACTGGTTACATATCCAATAATGAAATCAGCACTTCTGTATTCTTATCCTTATCTTTAAACAAGCCGATCTTGATTGAAGGGCCTCCTGGAGTAGGTAAGACAGAGCTTGCAAAGGCTGTTTCCGAATGTTTAGGAAGGGAATTCTTCAGGATTCAATGTTATGAAGGAATTACCTTTGAACAGATTGTAGGGGAATGGAACTATCAAAAGCAATTGCTCCATTTGGAAGCATTCAAAGGTAGCGAGAAAGGTGAAGAATCAATATTTGAAGATGATTTCTTTATTAGAAGACCACTTTTAACCTCATTTATGAATGATAAGCCATCACTTCTCCTCATTGACGAAATCGATAAGGCAGATGAGGAAGTGGAAAGTTTCTTGCTTCAGGCATTGGGAGAAAAGCAGATTACTGTAAATGACTTGGGCACTTTTGACCTTCAAAATGATTTGATGGTTATGCTCACTTCAAATGCACAAAGGAACTTGCTTGAAGAGACAAAGGACAGATGTCTTTTCTTATACATTTCATATCCTACAGTTGAACGTGAAATGGCTATTGTTAAAGCTAGAGTGCCAACTGCAGAGGATGGATTGGTTAAGAAGGTTGTTAATATGGTTCATAGAATCAGAACATTCAACTTAAATAAGAAACCATCTGTAAGAGCTTCAATTGATTGGGTAAGCTCTGTAATGCACTTGGATAAGGATTATAAGAATGTTGATGCTGCACTTGAGGACAGTGTTGGTGTAGCTATTAAGACAGAGCCAGACAAAGCTAAAGTTATAAAAGAAATCTTTAGAAACGAGTATATGAATGATTAG
- a CDS encoding VWA domain-containing protein — translation MEEKIVRLSNDLRKKGMPVSVRSTQSAIDAYAILGEDNVDTLKDAFRSIYVKSKYDIPKFNESFDGFFAKKVPKKLDNDLNRAYRPNSMKGKLSQHEWKITMQKGKGGKQIQMGAEQAMEYFAGRPVLEDRDKDLARDNDILNSDLSKLNKYDERVFELCAELGRKIANKQSRRKRLARSNKIDMRRTMRQNMKYGGVPIDLVHVKKKPHRKQHLFLNDVSGSCEWISSWFFMLMFACQKTFKDSRMFEFDNKTIETTEFLKEKYMVNAFAEIRLLRMRNMMVRGTSNMFTAFESFMKQADISNKSYIILLSDCRDWAGPKVNGVPASVELISQMSSMAKKVVILNPEDKKKWDVVDSCVSLYKGAGAQVYEVSTLNQLAEFVADM, via the coding sequence ATGGAAGAGAAAATCGTAAGATTATCAAATGATTTGAGAAAAAAGGGAATGCCTGTGAGCGTCAGGTCTACTCAGTCTGCAATAGATGCATATGCAATATTGGGAGAGGATAATGTGGACACTTTAAAGGATGCATTCAGGTCAATTTATGTTAAAAGCAAGTATGACATCCCTAAATTCAATGAGTCATTTGATGGATTCTTCGCTAAGAAAGTTCCAAAGAAATTGGATAATGACCTTAATAGGGCTTACAGGCCAAACTCCATGAAAGGTAAGCTTTCACAGCATGAATGGAAAATCACCATGCAGAAAGGAAAAGGTGGAAAGCAAATTCAAATGGGTGCAGAACAGGCTATGGAATACTTTGCAGGAAGGCCAGTCCTTGAAGATAGGGACAAGGATCTTGCTAGGGATAACGATATTCTAAACAGTGATTTGTCAAAGCTTAACAAATACGATGAAAGGGTATTTGAATTATGTGCAGAACTTGGAAGAAAAATCGCTAACAAGCAGTCAAGAAGAAAGAGATTGGCTCGTTCAAATAAGATTGACATGAGAAGGACAATGAGGCAAAACATGAAATATGGTGGAGTGCCGATTGATCTTGTTCATGTTAAGAAGAAACCTCATAGGAAACAGCATTTGTTCCTGAATGATGTCAGCGGTTCATGTGAATGGATAAGCAGTTGGTTTTTCATGCTTATGTTTGCATGTCAAAAGACATTCAAGGACTCAAGAATGTTTGAATTTGACAATAAAACAATAGAAACAACTGAATTTTTAAAAGAAAAGTATATGGTCAATGCATTTGCTGAAATAAGATTGCTTCGTATGCGTAATATGATGGTTAGAGGAACCTCCAATATGTTCACTGCATTCGAATCATTCATGAAGCAGGCAGATATAAGCAATAAGTCTTACATTATCCTATTGTCTGATTGCAGAGATTGGGCAGGTCCTAAGGTAAATGGAGTGCCTGCAAGTGTAGAGCTTATATCACAAATGTCAAGCATGGCTAAAAAGGTGGTTATCCTAAACCCTGAAGATAAGAAGAAATGGGATGTAGTTGACAGTTGCGTTTCATTGTATAAGGGAGCCGGAGCTCAAGTTTACGAAGTGAGCACATTGAACCAATTGGCTGAATTTGTCGCTGATATGTAA
- a CDS encoding TIGR00269 family protein encodes MESCTKCGNPNVIIKRKASGQALCKDCFIESIEKKVKQTIKKENFIEKGDKVLVALSGGKDSVVTLEILNSYVKRHIIELCAVTIDEGIAGYREEGVEIAKAHAERLGIPHKVVSFKDSFGIDLDEIMKKENHRGSCTYCGVFRRWIINRAAREFGATKIATGHNLDDETQAILMNYLEGNTENLAKIGPKTESNSELFTVKIKPLREIPEKEIGLYALAKGLDIHLAGCPYAQESFRMEISNILNELVKEHPTIKYSTLRGFDKIRPAIRRELEHDYEFDRCERCGEPSSNRLCRACTFLEELGK; translated from the coding sequence ATGGAATCTTGTACTAAATGTGGAAATCCAAATGTGATTATAAAAAGAAAAGCTTCCGGACAGGCTTTATGTAAGGATTGTTTTATTGAAAGCATTGAAAAGAAGGTCAAGCAAACTATCAAGAAGGAAAACTTTATTGAAAAGGGAGATAAGGTTTTAGTGGCATTGTCTGGAGGAAAGGATAGTGTAGTGACTCTTGAAATTCTCAATTCATATGTCAAAAGGCATATTATAGAATTATGTGCTGTAACCATTGATGAAGGAATTGCAGGTTACAGGGAGGAAGGAGTTGAGATTGCAAAGGCACATGCAGAGAGACTTGGAATTCCCCACAAGGTCGTTTCATTTAAGGACAGTTTTGGGATTGACTTGGATGAGATAATGAAAAAGGAAAACCATAGAGGATCCTGTACCTATTGCGGCGTATTTAGAAGATGGATTATCAATAGGGCTGCAAGGGAATTTGGAGCAACCAAGATTGCTACAGGTCATAATCTTGATGATGAAACTCAGGCTATTTTAATGAATTATCTGGAAGGAAATACTGAAAACTTAGCAAAGATAGGTCCTAAGACAGAATCCAACAGTGAATTGTTCACAGTTAAAATCAAGCCACTTAGAGAAATTCCTGAAAAGGAAATTGGTCTTTATGCACTTGCAAAAGGTTTGGACATTCATCTTGCAGGCTGTCCATATGCTCAGGAATCATTCAGAATGGAAATTTCCAATATCTTAAATGAATTGGTTAAGGAACATCCAACAATAAAGTATTCCACACTTAGAGGATTTGATAAGATTAGGCCTGCAATCAGAAGAGAGTTGGAGCATGATTATGAATTTGACAGATGCGAACGCTGTGGAGAGCCATCTTCAAATAGGTTATGCAGAGCTTGCACATTTTTAGAGGAATTGGGAAAATAG
- a CDS encoding MoaD/ThiS family protein, with amino-acid sequence MSFTLKIKDKVEEREINGDLTIKDLLDDLDLSSETMVSKKNGEIVIEEETIEDGDEIEFIQIIYGG; translated from the coding sequence ATGAGTTTTACATTAAAGATCAAGGATAAAGTTGAAGAGAGAGAAATCAACGGTGATTTAACCATTAAGGATTTATTGGATGATTTGGATTTGTCTTCAGAAACCATGGTAAGCAAAAAGAATGGTGAGATTGTTATAGAAGAGGAAACAATCGAAGATGGTGATGAGATAGAGTTTATCCAAATCATTTATGGAGGATAA
- a CDS encoding DUF89 domain-containing protein, which yields MKVYYECGACFLRQAKEAIDLSTDDEELKFKLIQDVLSYLGENFSKELSSNATGTRIHQYIKKETGCYDPYYNQKKEGNEIAMSLVPKVREILKEDNSLETYVKVAIVGNILDFGTFGLDTEFESMISEGLKKELVINKIDEFEEALKKYDNVLYLVDNTGEIVFDKFLLEKIKEYDVDITVAVKERPILNDACMKEALEAGLDEVATLITTGSDSVGVVESMISDEFKEILLDSPFVISKGMGNFEGLTEMDLEGQDIFVLLCTKCSSISKELGLAEGSHILTTL from the coding sequence ATTAAAGTTTATTACGAATGTGGAGCATGCTTTTTAAGACAAGCAAAGGAAGCTATTGACTTATCTACAGATGATGAGGAATTAAAGTTCAAATTGATTCAGGATGTCTTATCTTATCTTGGAGAAAACTTCTCAAAGGAATTGTCTTCAAATGCCACTGGAACAAGGATACATCAATACATTAAAAAGGAAACTGGATGTTATGACCCTTATTATAATCAAAAGAAGGAAGGGAATGAAATTGCAATGTCCTTAGTGCCTAAAGTTAGGGAAATTTTAAAGGAAGACAATAGCTTGGAAACCTATGTTAAAGTAGCTATTGTAGGGAATATTCTTGATTTTGGCACATTTGGTTTGGATACAGAATTCGAATCAATGATATCTGAAGGATTAAAGAAGGAATTGGTCATAAACAAGATAGATGAGTTTGAAGAGGCTTTAAAAAAGTATGATAATGTTCTTTATTTAGTTGATAATACTGGTGAAATTGTCTTTGATAAGTTTCTTCTTGAAAAAATAAAGGAATATGATGTTGACATTACAGTTGCAGTTAAGGAAAGGCCTATCTTAAACGATGCCTGCATGAAAGAGGCATTGGAAGCAGGTCTTGATGAAGTGGCTACATTAATCACTACAGGCTCTGATTCTGTAGGTGTTGTGGAATCCATGATTTCAGATGAGTTTAAGGAAATACTCTTGGATTCCCCATTTGTAATTTCTAAAGGAATGGGAAATTTTGAAGGATTGACAGAAATGGATCTGGAAGGACAGGATATCTTTGTATTGCTTT